Proteins from a genomic interval of Oncorhynchus kisutch isolate 150728-3 linkage group LG28, Okis_V2, whole genome shotgun sequence:
- the LOC109873076 gene encoding proheparin-binding EGF-like growth factor: MNIYLRFAICIVYGSVSFRISSGTSANTIDRHGDKSPVQLAVVSILHNDKEIRDNQLEYDEEEYYYEHGDEDYLSGDYEMEFPKVAFSTKPKDLPVAPYTVRTREGKRKGKGKKRNPCLRKYKDYCIHGVCQYLRELREPSCICLIGYSGERCHLFTLPVTKEAEGYNRTIALAVVAVVVSFLCLTVIAILMAIRYHKQGQYNLENEEKVKLEAVAYP; encoded by the exons ATGAATATTTATCTCAGATTTGCAATTTGTATCGTTTATGGATCAG TGTCTTTCAGGATATCAAGTGGTACCTCTGCCAATACCATTGACAGGCACGGGGATAAGTCTCCTGTCCAATTAGCTGTGGTCAGTATCCTCCACAATGATAAGGAAATAAGAGACAACCAGCTAGAATATGACGAGGAGGAATACTATTATGAACATGGTGATGAGGACTATCTGTCTGGGGATTATGAAATGGAGTTTCCAAAAG TGGCATTTTCCACCAAGCCGAAAGATCTGCCCGTGGCTCCTTACACAGTCAGGacaagggagggaaagagaaaaggaaAGGGTAAGAAGAGGAACCCCTGTCTGAGGAAGTATAAAGACTACTGCATTCATGGGGTCTGCCAATACCTGAGAGAACTACGAGAGCCATCCTGCAT ATGTTTGATTGGATACTCTGGTGAGCGGTGTCACCTTTTCACCCTGCCAGTCACAAAGGAAGCAGAAGGCTACAACAGGACAATAGCACTGGCTGTGGTGGCAGTGGTTGTGTCCTTTCTGTGTCTGACAGTCATCGCCATATTAATGGCCATCAG GTATCATAAGCAAGGTCAATACAACCTTGAAAATGAGGAGAAGGTCAAGCTTGAGGCGGTCGCATATCCTTGA